GCTGGACGCCGGCGACATCAAGCTATTCGTGGGCGGCACCATACCGGCCGACGACCAGTCGCAGCTGCTGGCGCTGGGCGTGGCCGCCATTTTCACCGCCGACATGCCGCTGGAAGAAATGATCCAGACCCTGGCCCTGCGGCTCGAAGAGGCGCGGCAGTGAACGCGCCGCTGGCGGGCATCCGGGTGATCGAAGTCGGCCACATGCTGGCCGGCCCCTACTGCGGCCTGATGCTGGCCGACATGGGCGCCGAACTCATCAAGATCGAACCGCGCGAAGGCGACATCGGCCGCACCATCAGCCCGCACAGCATCGGCCCGCACAACGCCTACTTCGCCAGCCTGAACCGCAACAAGAAAAGCATCGTGCTCGACCTGGCCAGCGCCGACGGACAGGCGGCGCTGGGCCGCATCGCCGCGCGCTCGCACGCCCTGGTCACCAACCTGCGCCCGTCGGCCATCCGCAAGCTGGGGCTCACCTACGATGCGCTGCGCGCCCATAACGAACGGCTGGTCTGCGTCGCGCTGACCGGCTACGGGCTGGACGGGCCCTATTCCGAAAACCCGGCATACGACTACGTCATCCAGGCCATGACCGGCATCATGGCCATCACCGGCGAACCCACCGCCCCGCCGGCCAAGGCCGGCTACTCGGCGGTGGACAATTCCGCCGGGCTGGTCGCCGCGCTGGGCCTCCTGGCCAAGATCGTCGAAGGCCGCGGCGGCCAGGTCGATGTGTCCATGTACGACGTGATGTTGTCGCAGCTGAACTATCTGGCCGGGGCGGCGCTGAATGCCGGCGAAACCATCGAGCGGCTGCCGGCCTCGTCGCACCCGTATGTGGTGCCGGCGCAGCTGTTCCCCACCGCCGACGGCTGGCTGGTGCTGTTCATCACCCACGACCGGTTCTGGCGCATTTTCTGCGCCGAGATCGGCCGGCCCGAATGGATCGACGATCCGCGCTACGCCACCATGGCCGCCCGCCGCGCGCACCGCGCCGAGGTGGTGCGGGCCATTACCCAGGTGCTGGCCGCCGCGCCGGCAGAGCAATGGGTGGCGCGCCTGGCGCCGCTGGGCCTGGTGGCGGCGCGCGTGGGGACGCTGAACGAAGCCCTGCGCGGCGATATCGCCGCCGCGCGGCAGTTGGTGGTAACGCTGGGCGACAGCGACCCGCCGCTGCAGGCGGTGGCCAGCCCGCTGCGCTTCGCCGGCCACGCGCCGCGCTACGCCGCGCCGCCGCTGCTGGACCAGCATCGCGACGAAATCATGGCGTGGGCGGTCCCATGACAGCAGGCCGGGCGCCCCTGGATCGCCGCGCGCTGGGCCGCGCGCTGACGCGGCTGGCCAACGCCAGCCCGCTGGAACTGGCCGCGCAGCCGCCGCGCCAGCCCGCCCGGGCGGCCCGCCGCATCGGCATCACCGGGGCGCCGGGCGCGGGCAAAAGCACGCTGCTGGGCCACCTGGCGCTGGCGCGCCTGGGCGGCGGCCGGCTGGGCGCCCTGGCGGTCGACCCCAGCAGCCCCAAGAGCGGCGGCGCCATCCTGGGCGACCGCGTGCGCATGGATGAGCTGGCCGGCACGGCCGACCTGTATATCCGCTCGCTCGGCTCGCGCCGTACTTCCGACGGCCTGGCCGACAACCTGCCCGAAATGCTGGACGCCATGGACGATTTCGGCTTCGACGAAGTGCTGCTGGAAACCGTGGGCGTGGGCCAGGCCGAATACGCCGCGCGCACGCACGTCGACACGCTGGTGCTGGTGCTGCTGCCCGACAGCGGCGACACGGTGCAAGCCATGAAGGCCGGCATCATGGAACTGGCCGACATCTTCGTGGTCAGCAAGGCCGACCTGCCCGGCGCGCGCAAAATGGCGGCCGACATCCGGCGCATTGCCACCGCCATGCGCCACGAACCGCAGGCCTGGGTGGCGCCGGTGCTGCTGGCGGCCCAGGACCAGCCGGCCTCGATCCAGGCGCTGTCCGCGGCCATCGACCGCCACCAGGCCTGGCTGGCGGCCGGCGGCCGCCAGGACGCCATCCGCGACCAGCGCGCCCGCTACCGGCTGCGCCGCCTGCT
This genomic window from Bordetella petrii contains:
- a CDS encoding CoA transferase; protein product: MNAPLAGIRVIEVGHMLAGPYCGLMLADMGAELIKIEPREGDIGRTISPHSIGPHNAYFASLNRNKKSIVLDLASADGQAALGRIAARSHALVTNLRPSAIRKLGLTYDALRAHNERLVCVALTGYGLDGPYSENPAYDYVIQAMTGIMAITGEPTAPPAKAGYSAVDNSAGLVAALGLLAKIVEGRGGQVDVSMYDVMLSQLNYLAGAALNAGETIERLPASSHPYVVPAQLFPTADGWLVLFITHDRFWRIFCAEIGRPEWIDDPRYATMAARRAHRAEVVRAITQVLAAAPAEQWVARLAPLGLVAARVGTLNEALRGDIAAARQLVVTLGDSDPPLQAVASPLRFAGHAPRYAAPPLLDQHRDEIMAWAVP
- a CDS encoding ArgK/MeaB family GTPase — translated: MTAGRAPLDRRALGRALTRLANASPLELAAQPPRQPARAARRIGITGAPGAGKSTLLGHLALARLGGGRLGALAVDPSSPKSGGAILGDRVRMDELAGTADLYIRSLGSRRTSDGLADNLPEMLDAMDDFGFDEVLLETVGVGQAEYAARTHVDTLVLVLLPDSGDTVQAMKAGIMELADIFVVSKADLPGARKMAADIRRIATAMRHEPQAWVAPVLLAAQDQPASIQALSAAIDRHQAWLAAGGRQDAIRDQRARYRLRRLLEIRCAEFIAAQDGAFFSQPLQRQLAQLLAGLEHPDGQP